Proteins from one Alysiella filiformis genomic window:
- a CDS encoding DUF4440 domain-containing protein — protein MKYAKTCAVLTLATLLAACGGGNKEAKAPKKPAHDEKPAVQAAAPVATAQQNAVCRATTDDEIASLFDRWNNALKTGKPANVVANYANDSILLPTVSDKVRYSPAEKEDYFVHFLEKSPVGEINERYIQIGCNTALDAGVYTFTYLKTGEKATGRYSYTYKWDGNQWLITSHHSSLMPEKLLAAAKAAKPAAPAAASEVQQH, from the coding sequence ATGAAATACGCAAAAACCTGCGCTGTATTGACCTTGGCAACCCTGCTGGCAGCCTGCGGTGGCGGCAACAAAGAAGCCAAAGCACCCAAAAAACCCGCTCACGATGAAAAACCTGCGGTTCAGGCAGCCGCACCTGTTGCCACCGCGCAACAAAACGCCGTGTGCCGTGCCACCACCGATGATGAAATCGCCAGCCTGTTTGACCGTTGGAACAATGCCCTGAAAACAGGCAAACCCGCCAATGTGGTCGCCAACTACGCCAACGATTCCATTTTGTTGCCCACCGTGTCCGACAAAGTGCGTTACAGCCCTGCCGAAAAAGAAGATTATTTTGTGCATTTCTTGGAAAAATCGCCCGTGGGTGAAATCAACGAGCGTTACATTCAAATCGGTTGTAACACCGCTTTGGACGCGGGTGTTTACACCTTTACCTATTTGAAAACAGGCGAAAAAGCCACAGGTCGTTACAGCTACACCTATAAATGGGACGGCAACCAATGGTTGATTACCAGCCACCATTCATCGCTGATGCCTGAAAAATTGTTGGCAGCCGCCAAAGCAGCCAAACCTGCTGCACCTGCTGCCGCAAGTGAAGTGCAACAACACTGA
- a CDS encoding Slam-dependent surface lipoprotein — MKFQTKLGAGICLSWLLSACSGSSIEEPKVFVSLNTAQAVSESQVQTQDSSRATVSTHGGEVLSAGSLMVYKTPDGKYYPLGESNTLIRPVYSSPDKTFGTKQYMQNTDNGGKLFACCTGAGVDVPAAHVKSSYYGAWLAKDGTSSLFSGGVLADPAHMQGGANNPNKGKASYDVLAVRVKNGELVNSSYTPKNANHADAPTVISRLTVNFNTGKLGGTILGNRDFGNDIVMKDVSVNGNTFQGSAVSGSATGAVEGAFYGAQSTWSQYTAQDRHSGNEIGGIVKFGNANLDAAFGGSRTALDTTTTSTDLNPLSNGENR, encoded by the coding sequence ATGAAATTTCAAACCAAATTGGGTGCAGGCATTTGCCTGTCGTGGTTATTGAGTGCCTGCTCGGGCAGCAGCATTGAAGAACCCAAAGTGTTTGTCAGCCTCAACACCGCCCAAGCCGTGAGCGAAAGCCAAGTTCAAACCCAAGACAGCAGCCGCGCAACCGTATCCACCCATGGTGGCGAAGTGCTATCGGCAGGCAGCCTGATGGTGTACAAAACCCCCGATGGCAAATATTACCCCTTGGGCGAATCCAATACCCTCATACGTCCCGTGTATTCATCGCCCGACAAAACCTTTGGCACCAAACAATACATGCAAAACACCGACAACGGCGGCAAACTGTTTGCCTGTTGCACAGGCGCAGGGGTAGATGTGCCAGCCGCCCACGTCAAAAGCAGCTACTACGGCGCATGGTTGGCAAAAGACGGCACAAGCAGCCTGTTTAGCGGTGGCGTGTTGGCAGACCCTGCCCATATGCAAGGCGGTGCCAACAATCCCAACAAAGGCAAAGCCAGCTACGATGTGTTGGCGGTGCGCGTGAAAAATGGCGAATTGGTCAATTCATCCTACACACCCAAAAACGCCAACCATGCCGATGCGCCCACCGTCATTTCACGCCTAACCGTCAATTTTAATACGGGCAAACTGGGCGGCACAATTTTGGGCAACCGCGATTTTGGCAATGACATTGTGATGAAAGACGTATCGGTAAACGGCAACACCTTTCAAGGTTCAGCCGTTTCAGGCAGCGCAACGGGCGCGGTAGAAGGCGCATTTTATGGCGCACAAAGCACTTGGAGCCAATACACCGCCCAAGACCGCCATTCGGGTAACGAAATAGGCGGCATTGTGAAATTTGGCAATGCCAATTTGGACGCGGCATTTGGCGGCTCACGCACCGCATTGGACACCACCACCACGTCCACCGATTTGAACCCATTGAGCAATGGCGAAAACCGATAA
- a CDS encoding c-type cytochrome gives MKQSLLIFACASVLLAACGGQESTPAANGSAPAVAGGKGSISEDRSAAFKSFMPTMSKMGKMAKGDEAFSPEAFQAAAEQFSKEARVPFEHFQNDPNGNGDALPNIWANPEAFKAEQDKFLTAVDKLNEVAKTGKLEDIKTAFGNVGASCQSCHDTYRRPK, from the coding sequence ATGAAACAATCCCTGTTGATTTTCGCTTGTGCCAGCGTGTTGTTGGCAGCCTGTGGCGGACAAGAAAGCACCCCAGCCGCCAACGGTTCAGCCCCAGCCGTGGCAGGCGGCAAAGGCAGCATTTCCGAAGACCGTTCAGCCGCTTTCAAATCGTTTATGCCCACCATGTCCAAAATGGGCAAAATGGCAAAAGGCGATGAAGCGTTCAGCCCCGAAGCCTTTCAGGCAGCCGCCGAGCAATTCAGCAAAGAAGCGCGTGTGCCATTTGAACATTTCCAAAACGACCCCAATGGCAATGGCGATGCCCTGCCCAATATTTGGGCAAATCCCGAAGCCTTTAAAGCCGAACAAGACAAATTCCTAACCGCCGTAGACAAATTAAACGAAGTGGCAAAAACAGGCAAATTGGAAGACATCAAAACCGCATTTGGCAATGTGGGCGCAAGCTGCCAATCTTGCCACGATACTTATCGCCGTCCCAAATGA
- a CDS encoding surface lipoprotein assembly modifier yields MLQHTGYTWCAIPPLLLLSATANAIDVDVPNADLTRDNPAINTHIQTGFESLRPHPLPHTQSSTPTYEIDNHYLHTHPQLFHQVMQHALNSHDPNLLQALNRAYQILPQADEQIARRANGTLARWQGNYRQAVPIHLALQRDFPHDSRIALDTAATLMEDKQWREAQNAFEHTQNAFRLPETVQENVQAHLQRIVQHNQWQTSGSVSVSRQANVNRSPPSYCTPMACHAHAPVKAWGVHYRVNISKNTPVWRHHNILFQSHFSGTTHFFDGKSQYDHAFGRAHLGWQYQNAKQTWRVLPFYQWQLAGSDEFEHRPVKNKTLKMNALAHATGIQLMTTRQHSPRWASSVSAEYYRQHHRDKNQAAYHNGRYGQWALTGSFRLTPQQTILAHGGWQTFVPQHRQWAGRDNQAAYTRQSVGVAWWAHWRGLGGLHTQVQATWAQRKHKGVSLNEHFVWQKQRNRERVWQVSLAHDKWQYGGLMPQLVWSYSRTNSSHAWARRKQKQLVMEVVKTF; encoded by the coding sequence ATGTTGCAACACACAGGGTACACATGGTGTGCAATACCGCCTTTATTGCTTTTGTCGGCAACGGCAAATGCCATTGATGTTGATGTGCCAAATGCCGATTTAACGCGCGATAATCCTGCCATCAACACCCACATTCAGACAGGCTTTGAATCATTGCGCCCACACCCTTTGCCCCACACACAATCCAGCACACCCACATACGAAATTGACAACCATTATTTGCACACGCACCCACAACTGTTTCATCAGGTGATGCAACACGCGCTCAATAGCCACGACCCGAATTTATTGCAAGCCCTCAATCGCGCCTACCAAATCCTGCCGCAAGCCGATGAGCAAATCGCACGCCGTGCCAATGGCACTTTGGCGCGTTGGCAAGGCAATTATCGTCAAGCCGTACCGATTCATCTGGCTTTGCAACGCGATTTTCCGCACGACAGCCGCATTGCGCTGGACACCGCCGCCACGTTAATGGAAGACAAACAATGGCGCGAAGCACAAAATGCGTTTGAACACACCCAAAATGCGTTCAGGCTGCCTGAAACGGTGCAGGAGAATGTGCAAGCGCATTTGCAACGCATTGTGCAACACAATCAATGGCAAACATCAGGCAGCGTCAGTGTATCGCGTCAAGCCAATGTGAACCGTTCGCCCCCCAGCTACTGTACGCCCATGGCTTGTCATGCGCACGCGCCCGTTAAAGCATGGGGCGTGCATTATCGCGTGAACATCAGCAAAAATACCCCTGTATGGCGACACCATAATATCTTGTTTCAAAGCCATTTTTCTGGCACAACGCATTTTTTTGACGGCAAATCACAATACGACCATGCCTTTGGACGCGCCCATTTGGGCTGGCAATACCAAAACGCCAAGCAAACGTGGCGCGTGTTGCCGTTTTACCAATGGCAGTTGGCGGGTTCTGATGAATTTGAACACCGCCCTGTGAAAAATAAAACCTTGAAGATGAATGCCTTGGCACACGCCACAGGCATACAGCTCATGACCACGCGACAACATTCGCCACGTTGGGCAAGCTCGGTTTCGGCGGAATATTATCGCCAACATCATCGCGATAAAAATCAGGCGGCATACCACAATGGGCGATATGGACAATGGGCTTTAACAGGCAGCTTTCGCCTTACGCCACAGCAAACGATTTTGGCACATGGGGGCTGGCAAACTTTTGTGCCACAACATCGCCAGTGGGCAGGGCGCGACAATCAGGCAGCCTACACGCGACAAAGTGTGGGCGTGGCGTGGTGGGCGCATTGGCGTGGATTGGGTGGTTTGCACACGCAGGTTCAGGCAACTTGGGCGCAGCGCAAACACAAAGGCGTGTCGCTAAACGAACATTTTGTGTGGCAAAAGCAGCGCAATCGTGAGCGTGTGTGGCAGGTGTCGTTGGCGCACGATAAATGGCAATATGGTGGATTGATGCCACAGTTGGTGTGGTCATACAGCCGCACCAACAGCAGCCACGCTTGGGCAAGGCGCAAACAAAAACAGCTTGTGATGGAAGTTGTGAAAACTTTTTGA
- a CDS encoding TonB-dependent hemoglobin/transferrin/lactoferrin family receptor, with translation MKTPFKLGAISLLVLHAFPVYADDSPPNNNQELETVKVRGKRTPARLGENKTKREKLDQNLVQDIRDMVRYDPSVSVVEGGRGASNGFAIRGVDKDRVAINIDGLAQAESRSSEAFQELFGGYGNFNANRNANELENIAEVAVKKGADSIGSGSGALGGAVEFKTKSPTDVVSEDQPFAASAKTGYTSKNRETMTSMDVAGRIKNLDARLVYTHRHGHETKNHPVSQDTHNVIAQGEQIGDRKRGESVYNLGAYGKLRSSPDPQHYRSKSTLFKLGYHLNENNYLLGTFDEYRQDRTTHELSNLWGSRSYSGTEPSNEQRRRQDVTYTKRRGIAYENRAETGLWDKLNVGYDKQNIQMSTMTWDIPVNIAQTGVNSEVLYMFRRITQDTAQWYAKADKDLNFNKIQWNMSYGIGGSKATNQNDNFSVSVKAFAPTMLTSNRGDSEFLIEAQSKKHHAFINNVFRVGDFRIGVGGRYDWIKMSTLPNDKFIKAMTQKGLNDATAKFKSGNTALSLDWQFAPNWAVQSKVSTAFRAPTTDEMWLAFPHPEFNLKANPALKAEQARNFELGWAGGGKWGNVQVSGFQTRYKDFIDLAYLGNETLEYFDGKTGTFQPEVSGQKAPTYQNVNQDKATIKGVELNGRLNLGHFGLPQGTFGTLTASYQKGNMTKGNGEKAAMNALQPFGAVLGLGYEHPEQKWGLTTNISYTKAKKPSDTIHSNEDVRNPWPYARHGKNYTLVDVLGHYNVGKHLTVRAGVFNVLNKRHFTWDSLRSIREFGTVNRVDNCNNSNGAPQHATCAHNGIQRFTAPARHFALSLQAKF, from the coding sequence ATGAAAACCCCCTTTAAATTGGGTGCAATATCCCTGCTGGTGTTGCACGCCTTTCCCGTTTATGCAGACGACAGTCCCCCCAACAACAATCAAGAATTGGAAACCGTCAAAGTACGCGGCAAACGCACACCCGCACGTTTGGGCGAAAACAAAACCAAACGCGAAAAATTAGACCAAAATTTGGTACAAGACATACGCGACATGGTGCGCTACGACCCATCGGTCAGCGTGGTAGAAGGCGGACGTGGCGCATCCAACGGCTTTGCCATTCGCGGCGTGGACAAAGACCGCGTGGCAATCAATATAGATGGATTGGCACAAGCCGAAAGCCGCTCATCAGAAGCCTTTCAAGAATTGTTTGGCGGCTATGGCAATTTCAACGCCAACCGCAACGCCAACGAATTGGAAAACATCGCCGAAGTAGCAGTGAAAAAAGGCGCAGATTCCATCGGTTCAGGCAGTGGTGCATTGGGTGGCGCAGTTGAATTCAAAACCAAATCGCCCACCGATGTGGTCAGCGAAGACCAACCCTTTGCCGCCTCCGCCAAAACAGGCTACACCAGCAAAAACCGCGAAACCATGACCTCAATGGACGTGGCAGGACGCATCAAAAATCTGGACGCACGTTTGGTCTATACCCACCGCCACGGACACGAAACCAAAAACCACCCCGTCAGCCAAGACACCCACAACGTCATCGCCCAAGGCGAACAAATCGGCGACCGCAAACGTGGCGAAAGTGTTTACAATTTAGGGGCTTATGGCAAATTACGCAGTTCGCCCGACCCACAACATTATCGTTCCAAATCCACCTTGTTTAAATTGGGCTATCATCTCAATGAAAACAATTACCTGCTTGGCACATTTGACGAATATCGCCAAGACCGCACCACCCACGAATTGTCCAATTTATGGGGTTCGCGCAGCTATTCAGGTACCGAGCCTTCCAATGAGCAACGCCGCCGCCAAGATGTGACCTACACCAAACGGCGCGGCATAGCCTATGAAAATCGCGCCGAAACAGGCTTGTGGGACAAGCTGAACGTGGGCTACGACAAACAAAACATTCAGATGAGTACCATGACATGGGACATTCCCGTCAATATTGCCCAAACAGGGGTCAATTCGGAAGTGTTGTACATGTTTCGCCGCATCACACAAGACACCGCACAATGGTATGCCAAAGCCGATAAGGATTTGAATTTCAATAAAATCCAATGGAATATGAGCTATGGCATAGGCGGCAGCAAAGCCACCAATCAAAACGACAATTTTTCAGTCAGCGTGAAAGCCTTTGCGCCCACCATGCTCACCAGCAATCGCGGCGACAGCGAATTTTTGATAGAAGCCCAAAGCAAAAAACACCACGCATTCATCAACAATGTGTTTCGCGTGGGCGATTTTCGCATTGGCGTGGGGGGGCGTTATGATTGGATTAAAATGTCCACACTGCCCAATGATAAATTCATCAAAGCCATGACGCAAAAGGGTTTGAACGATGCCACCGCCAAATTCAAATCGGGCAACACGGCTTTGAGCTTGGATTGGCAATTTGCGCCAAATTGGGCGGTGCAAAGCAAGGTTTCCACCGCGTTTCGTGCGCCCACCACCGATGAAATGTGGTTGGCATTTCCCCACCCCGAATTCAATCTGAAAGCCAACCCTGCCTTAAAAGCAGAACAGGCACGTAATTTTGAATTGGGTTGGGCTGGTGGCGGTAAATGGGGCAATGTACAGGTGTCGGGTTTCCAAACACGCTATAAAGATTTCATTGATTTGGCGTATTTGGGCAATGAAACTTTGGAATATTTTGACGGCAAAACAGGCACGTTCCAGCCCGAAGTGTCGGGACAAAAAGCCCCCACTTATCAAAATGTGAATCAGGATAAAGCCACCATCAAAGGCGTGGAATTGAATGGCAGGCTGAATTTGGGGCATTTTGGTTTACCACAAGGCACGTTTGGCACGCTCACCGCCAGCTACCAAAAAGGCAACATGACCAAAGGCAATGGCGAAAAAGCCGCCATGAATGCCTTGCAACCTTTTGGTGCGGTGCTGGGTTTGGGCTATGAACACCCTGAACAAAAATGGGGTTTGACAACCAACATCAGCTACACCAAGGCAAAAAAACCGTCTGATACCATACACAGCAATGAGGATGTACGCAATCCGTGGCCTTATGCGCGGCATGGCAAAAATTACACTTTGGTTGATGTGTTGGGGCATTACAATGTGGGCAAACACCTGACGGTACGCGCTGGGGTGTTTAATGTGTTGAACAAACGCCATTTTACTTGGGATAGCTTGCGCAGCATTCGTGAATTTGGCACGGTCAATCGTGTGGATAATTGCAATAACAGCAATGGCGCACCACAACACGCCACTTGCGCCCACAATGGCATTCAGCGTTTTACTGCACCTGCTCGTCATTTTGCATTAAGTTTGCAAGCGAAATTTTGA
- a CDS encoding SDR family oxidoreductase has translation MAILITGASAGFGAAMAKTFVQAGYAVIGTARREDKLLDLQQELGELFQPIAMDVCDKNSIQAALNHINMLPEHFHEIDCLINNAGLALGLDKAHQAEFDDWETMIHTNIIGLTYLTRQILPQMVQRGRGLVINMGSIAGNYPYPGGNVYGATKAYVRQFSLNLRADLHGTGVRVSNIEPGLVGGSEFSNVRFKGDDERAAQLYEHANALTPQDIADTALWLYQRPAHMNVNSIEIMPTTQSFAALNVHKTPPASVSGSLNDTPNPSPEPETGLLGKIASLFK, from the coding sequence ATGGCAATTTTGATTACGGGCGCATCGGCAGGATTTGGCGCGGCAATGGCAAAAACGTTTGTTCAGGCAGGCTACGCGGTGATTGGCACGGCACGGCGTGAAGATAAACTGCTTGATTTGCAACAAGAATTGGGCGAATTATTCCAACCCATTGCCATGGACGTGTGTGATAAAAACAGCATTCAGGCAGCCTTAAACCACATCAACATGCTGCCTGAACATTTTCATGAAATTGATTGTTTGATTAACAACGCGGGCTTGGCTTTGGGTTTGGACAAAGCCCACCAAGCCGAGTTTGACGACTGGGAAACCATGATACACACCAACATCATCGGTTTAACCTATTTAACGCGCCAAATTTTGCCGCAAATGGTGCAACGTGGTCGCGGTTTGGTCATCAATATGGGTTCTATTGCGGGCAATTATCCCTACCCTGGGGGCAATGTGTATGGGGCAACCAAGGCTTATGTGCGCCAATTCAGCTTGAATTTACGCGCCGATTTGCACGGCACAGGTGTGCGTGTCAGCAATATTGAACCAGGCTTGGTGGGCGGTTCGGAATTTTCCAATGTGCGTTTTAAAGGCGATGATGAACGCGCCGCCCAGTTGTATGAACACGCCAACGCGCTCACGCCGCAAGACATTGCCGACACCGCTTTGTGGCTCTATCAACGCCCTGCCCACATGAATGTGAACAGCATTGAAATCATGCCCACCACGCAAAGTTTTGCCGCGCTCAATGTACATAAAACGCCACCTGCCAGCGTTTCAGGCAGCCTGAACGATACCCCCAACCCATCGCCTGAACCTGAAACGGGATTGTTGGGCAAAATCGCGTCATTATTCAAATAA
- a CDS encoding calcium-binding protein translates to MKATNHIAPHEQNHEIIDLQPINLSPEEQEKRRRQRQLWGELEQEATFAPALPETPIVAPSAAPAAPAAVVDVPHEVATHAAVQASTVSSAGDGAGWKILGGALLLGGVGAAVAGGGGGRKSPSPQNQHAANQNNDVANNAPKQPETPSPTKTNVPSVSPTNGSATSLANKPTESATPTQNAEPTLTAPIVGWDGLPNISQSNQNQSFVLSGSLKADPNATQTTVSLNIGGKNHKAQTVGEKWTLTLSGSELVQKQGENAVEIGAISQANGKTVQGQLLAAAYFVDTHIATPQVTLNKMADKLTTDTQTVTLSGSLNGVDADASAVVRVQINGGEMKTAKVSGNSWTLTVPASEMVAKLGENRVDVSAMATDKFGNTAQHAIGDVYQVGRPTETQIIYASGKMDSVSGSTAHTFDGKNLLDTAKILKNENEILQRYISAKGETAIENNIVAAYAPDSDHDGVIDAFDRNPNTWDVSERDLRMFASLAYTDGDILKQAFNDKNQAAIEQASLKKGFWSDKNYFLNQLTLNDEAIGKWEVLEAESQSNGLDYAIFGNGKKANGSYENVVVAFRGTEPTRLADVWSDLQLTFKGKPDQVSGFEEIAANLMQKYQPKNVYSTGQSLGGYLSQYFSAYTMQQTADRRTAFKHNAIFNPAKITASENSSLSVQEALETSEQFYQTDWIDNSDKTETVNKLKSNSYVIDKEWVSAGIPWHAVIGTALVSPTIAFAMAGFRGLGKYPNTTNFTFKSGDLWGKHYMNSFYEKDESIKQHFSKGYRIDKNYLEDDTDKDGLTDYQEKRIGTDFRTATALNGKDTDRDGFSDHLEIKLGSNWQNADDMVEVSSFVARSEWDSPILAVAATHTTDDNHAFLGATGYLLSPTAKGNDLTYAPTGTNINLGIANHTEWQTWLDSGSKIINGTHGNDTLSGSDTAQILFGGAGNDVLQTGNAQTVLVGGDGTDTFQFTASSLLSGSLNIVSDLNANDKLDFSASRELFSDRNGNFKWSDVLGENAAAFQNQSALIWQDDSKTLAYKSSQSNDLHVFARFDDSQTLASIQAAIVA, encoded by the coding sequence ATGAAAGCCACAAATCACATCGCGCCACACGAACAAAATCATGAAATCATTGATTTACAACCCATCAATTTGTCGCCCGAAGAACAAGAAAAACGCCGCCGCCAACGCCAATTATGGGGCGAGCTGGAACAGGAAGCGACATTTGCCCCTGCATTGCCTGAAACACCGATTGTGGCACCGTCTGCTGCTCCTGCTGCTCCTGCTGCTGTGGTTGATGTGCCACATGAAGTGGCGACTCATGCGGCGGTGCAAGCGTCCACCGTGTCATCGGCTGGCGATGGGGCTGGCTGGAAAATTTTGGGTGGCGCGTTGCTGCTGGGTGGTGTGGGCGCGGCGGTAGCTGGCGGTGGCGGTGGGCGCAAATCCCCATCTCCCCAAAATCAGCACGCTGCCAATCAAAACAATGATGTGGCAAACAACGCCCCCAAGCAGCCTGAAACACCATCGCCAACAAAAACCAATGTGCCATCTGTGTCGCCCACAAATGGTTCGGCAACTTCATTGGCAAACAAACCAACTGAATCAGCCACACCCACACAAAACGCGGAACCCACTCTTACTGCCCCAATTGTGGGTTGGGACGGTTTACCCAATATCAGCCAAAGCAATCAAAATCAATCTTTTGTGCTTTCAGGCAGCCTGAAAGCCGACCCCAATGCCACGCAAACCACGGTGTCGCTCAACATAGGCGGCAAAAACCACAAGGCGCAAACGGTGGGCGAAAAGTGGACTTTAACGCTTTCAGGCAGCGAGCTGGTGCAAAAACAAGGCGAAAATGCAGTTGAAATCGGTGCCATATCACAAGCGAATGGCAAAACGGTGCAAGGTCAATTGCTGGCGGCGGCATATTTTGTGGACACGCACATTGCCACGCCCCAAGTGACGCTCAACAAAATGGCGGACAAATTGACCACCGATACGCAAACCGTAACCCTTTCAGGCAGCCTGAACGGTGTGGACGCGGACGCGAGTGCCGTTGTGCGCGTACAAATCAACGGTGGCGAAATGAAAACGGCAAAAGTGTCGGGCAACTCTTGGACTTTAACCGTGCCAGCCAGCGAAATGGTGGCTAAATTGGGCGAAAACCGCGTGGACGTGAGCGCGATGGCGACCGATAAATTCGGCAATACAGCACAACACGCCATTGGTGATGTATATCAAGTTGGCAGACCTACAGAAACACAGATTATTTATGCATCTGGCAAAATGGACAGCGTTTCAGGCAGCACCGCCCACACATTTGACGGCAAAAATCTGTTGGATACCGCCAAAATACTCAAAAATGAAAACGAAATATTGCAACGCTACATTTCTGCCAAAGGCGAAACCGCGATTGAAAACAACATTGTGGCAGCTTACGCACCCGACAGCGACCACGATGGCGTGATTGACGCATTTGACCGCAATCCGAACACTTGGGACGTATCGGAGCGTGATTTGCGTATGTTTGCGAGTTTGGCATATACAGACGGCGATATTTTAAAACAAGCATTCAATGATAAAAATCAGGCAGCCATAGAACAAGCATCTTTGAAAAAGGGTTTTTGGTCAGATAAAAATTATTTTTTGAACCAATTGACACTCAATGATGAAGCCATTGGCAAATGGGAAGTTTTAGAAGCCGAAAGCCAAAGTAATGGTTTGGACTATGCCATTTTTGGTAATGGTAAAAAAGCCAATGGCAGCTATGAAAATGTGGTGGTGGCATTTCGTGGTACGGAACCCACCCGATTGGCTGATGTATGGAGCGACCTACAACTGACATTTAAGGGAAAACCCGACCAAGTTTCAGGTTTTGAAGAAATTGCTGCGAATTTAATGCAAAAATACCAACCCAAAAATGTTTATTCCACAGGGCAATCTTTGGGTGGTTATTTGTCGCAGTATTTTTCAGCATACACCATGCAACAAACCGCAGACCGCCGTACTGCATTTAAACACAATGCCATTTTCAATCCTGCCAAAATCACGGCAAGTGAAAATTCAAGCCTCAGTGTACAAGAAGCATTGGAAACCAGTGAGCAGTTTTATCAAACAGACTGGATAGACAACAGCGATAAAACCGAAACCGTAAACAAGCTGAAAAGCAATTCGTATGTGATTGATAAAGAATGGGTAAGCGCAGGTATTCCATGGCACGCAGTCATTGGCACAGCATTGGTTAGCCCGACCATTGCATTTGCTATGGCTGGTTTTCGCGGATTAGGCAAATACCCCAATACCACAAATTTCACATTCAAAAGTGGCGATTTATGGGGGAAACATTATATGAATAGCTTTTACGAAAAAGATGAAAGCATTAAGCAGCATTTCAGTAAAGGTTATCGCATTGACAAAAACTATCTTGAAGACGACACCGATAAAGACGGCTTAACCGATTACCAAGAAAAACGCATCGGCACAGATTTCCGCACAGCCACCGCGCTCAACGGCAAAGACACAGACAGAGACGGCTTTTCCGACCATTTGGAAATCAAGCTCGGCAGCAACTGGCAAAATGCCGATGACATGGTGGAAGTCAGCAGCTTTGTGGCACGCAGCGAATGGGACAGCCCCATTTTGGCGGTTGCCGCCACCCACACCACCGATGACAACCACGCCTTTTTGGGTGCAACAGGCTACCTTTTGTCGCCCACCGCCAAAGGCAATGATTTAACCTATGCCCCCACAGGCACAAACATCAATTTGGGCATTGCCAACCACACTGAATGGCAAACTTGGTTGGATTCAGGCAGCAAAATCATCAACGGCACACATGGTAACGACACACTTTCAGGCAGCGATACCGCCCAAATTTTATTTGGTGGCGCAGGCAATGATGTTTTGCAAACAGGCAATGCCCAAACCGTGTTGGTGGGTGGCGATGGCACAGATACCTTCCAATTTACCGCGTCCAGCTTGCTTTCAGGCAGCCTGAATATTGTCAGCGATTTAAATGCCAACGATAAACTGGATTTTTCCGCCAGCCGCGAATTGTTCAGCGACCGCAATGGCAATTTCAAATGGTCAGATGTTTTGGGCGAAAACGCAGCAGCATTCCAAAACCAATCCGCCCTGATTTGGCAAGACGACAGCAAAACATTGGCATACAAATCCAGCCAATCCAATGATTTACACGTTTTTGCCCGCTTTGACGACAGCCAAACGCTGGCGAGCATTCAGGCAGCCATCGTTGCCTGA